A section of the Rhodopirellula halodulae genome encodes:
- the pgsC gene encoding poly-gamma-glutamate biosynthesis protein PgsC, with protein sequence MEWLALSIGIGLIVSLIFTEAFGLSVGGMIVPGYLALAFDQPATIIATIAAALVTAWVVYQIDRWAILFGRRRVVLTMVVGFAIAATLRHLVELTFPVMPVGVPVESGTSAATMMMAGTTVIGFVIPGLVALWIARSGVVQTLSPLVIATSLVYLVLVTAGVETLV encoded by the coding sequence ATGGAATGGCTCGCCTTGTCGATCGGCATTGGGTTGATCGTCAGTTTGATTTTCACCGAAGCGTTTGGCCTCAGCGTCGGCGGGATGATTGTCCCGGGTTACTTGGCTCTCGCGTTTGATCAACCGGCGACCATCATCGCCACCATCGCAGCCGCGTTGGTGACCGCTTGGGTGGTCTACCAAATTGATCGTTGGGCGATTCTGTTTGGTCGACGACGTGTGGTGCTGACCATGGTGGTTGGTTTTGCCATCGCGGCAACGCTGCGTCACTTGGTCGAACTCACGTTCCCCGTGATGCCGGTTGGTGTGCCCGTGGAATCGGGAACATCGGCGGCAACGATGATGATGGCGGGAACAACGGTGATTGGTTTTGTCATTCCAGGGTTGGTCGCACTCTGGATTGCTCGCAGTGGCGTGGTGCAAACCTTGTCGCCGCTGGTGATTGCGACGTCTTTGGTCTATCTGGTCTTGGTGACCGCAGGTGTTGAAACGCTGGTATGA
- a CDS encoding nucleoside monophosphate kinase: MDPLDEAPEIANSEANLPETVVDMAEDQASQLVTDQAVAAASEHSVEDLEVKDAHVIFTNVWNDLEEEIGRENLRFSKELILLGGAPGSGKGTNSGFISKARGLTCDPIVVSSLLDTPEAKRIKEAGGMVGDTEVVGILFRKLLEEEYRDGCILDGFPRTRVQVECLHLLVQKMNQLYREYHSTPLAINFRKPTVHAVVLFIDEKTSIERQLLRGRKIAEHNERVETENDGEPLELRLTDLDPTAAKRRYRVFKEKTWDALQSLKKIYHYHFIDAGGDIAEVERNIRNELEYQSSLELDPETYDAVRHLPLASELGVHARQELVRRLDGYELEHRELFHHVIEIIQSRFMPIVRRHAIAGLAVVNSEDSIFEDPITLAMVIDVFAERGFRAVANINLAETPDHFDIETGKITCVTKKIYRFQIRFAGSEIRRGGR; this comes from the coding sequence ATGGATCCACTGGACGAAGCCCCTGAAATTGCAAATTCCGAAGCGAATTTGCCTGAAACGGTCGTCGACATGGCTGAGGACCAAGCTTCCCAACTGGTGACGGACCAAGCCGTCGCCGCCGCGTCGGAACACTCCGTCGAAGACCTCGAAGTCAAAGACGCCCATGTGATCTTCACCAACGTGTGGAATGATCTGGAAGAAGAAATCGGTCGTGAAAATCTGCGGTTCTCCAAAGAGCTGATCTTGCTTGGCGGTGCTCCAGGATCGGGGAAAGGAACCAACAGTGGTTTCATCTCGAAAGCTCGCGGTCTGACTTGCGATCCGATCGTGGTCAGCAGTTTGTTGGACACGCCCGAAGCCAAACGCATCAAAGAAGCCGGCGGCATGGTCGGCGATACCGAAGTTGTGGGGATCCTGTTCCGCAAATTGTTGGAAGAAGAATACCGCGACGGTTGCATCTTGGACGGATTTCCGCGAACGCGCGTTCAGGTGGAATGCTTGCACCTGTTGGTTCAGAAAATGAATCAACTTTATCGCGAGTATCACTCGACCCCTTTGGCGATCAATTTCCGAAAGCCAACCGTTCACGCCGTCGTTCTATTCATCGACGAGAAAACCAGTATCGAACGTCAATTGCTTCGCGGTCGAAAAATTGCGGAGCACAACGAACGCGTCGAAACAGAAAACGACGGCGAACCGTTGGAACTGCGTTTGACAGACTTGGACCCAACCGCGGCCAAGCGACGTTACCGGGTCTTCAAAGAGAAGACGTGGGACGCGCTGCAGTCACTGAAAAAGATTTACCACTATCACTTCATCGACGCCGGCGGCGACATCGCGGAAGTGGAACGCAATATTCGCAACGAACTGGAATACCAGTCATCGTTGGAACTGGACCCGGAAACCTACGACGCGGTGCGACATCTGCCGCTGGCGTCAGAGCTTGGTGTTCACGCTCGACAAGAATTGGTCCGTCGTTTGGATGGGTATGAACTGGAACATCGTGAATTGTTCCATCACGTGATCGAAATCATCCAATCGCGATTCATGCCAATCGTTCGTCGTCACGCGATTGCGGGGCTGGCGGTCGTCAACAGCGAAGACTCCATTTTCGAAGACCCCATCACGTTGGCGATGGTCATTGATGTTTTCGCCGAACGCGGCTTCCGCGCGGTGGCCAACATCAACCTGGCGGAAACACCGGATCACTTCGACATCGAGACCGGCAAGATCACTTGCGTGACCAAGAAGATCTATCGGTTCCAAATTCGCTTTGCCGGTTCGGAAATCCGTCGTGGTGGACGCTGA
- a CDS encoding YdjY domain-containing protein, which produces MHPVLRWTLTGFAAISLLISAGAPAIAQDTAAADAETKQATDDERSLGVASPTDPDPYSDAAIQAELEEWDRKMRAMADKYAAPPNTKQITQLPDLWIDPKAKRIYIDGYVTMRKGALEMFACPVGTKEHEAVVAAFAKSKEVHAALLALGAKPGSPVAYDPEFKPPTGQPVAVWVTWRDGKGNFKAVDARTWVQNNESKKSLAEQWVFAGSQLWTDPVDKVTHYSADSGDMICVSNFSSAMLDVPFDSSAQAGNLLFVAFTERIPEQATSVRLVLVPQFENDPTASEPPTEAILPIIKTDTTKKKPADESSDDTTGDNTPASSAETKPEPR; this is translated from the coding sequence ATGCATCCGGTGCTTCGATGGACGCTGACCGGATTCGCGGCAATCAGTCTGTTGATTTCAGCCGGTGCCCCCGCGATCGCTCAAGACACCGCTGCCGCGGATGCCGAAACGAAACAAGCGACCGACGACGAACGGTCATTGGGAGTCGCTTCGCCAACGGATCCGGATCCCTACAGCGATGCGGCAATCCAAGCTGAGTTGGAAGAATGGGATCGCAAGATGCGAGCCATGGCGGACAAGTATGCGGCTCCACCAAACACGAAACAGATCACGCAGCTTCCTGACCTTTGGATTGACCCAAAGGCGAAACGCATTTACATCGACGGCTACGTCACGATGCGAAAGGGTGCGCTCGAAATGTTCGCATGCCCGGTTGGCACCAAAGAACACGAAGCCGTTGTTGCCGCATTCGCCAAGAGCAAAGAAGTGCACGCGGCCTTGCTCGCATTAGGAGCAAAACCCGGATCCCCCGTCGCCTACGATCCTGAGTTCAAACCGCCAACGGGCCAACCCGTTGCCGTTTGGGTGACTTGGCGAGACGGCAAAGGCAACTTCAAAGCGGTCGACGCGAGAACTTGGGTGCAGAACAACGAGTCGAAGAAATCGCTGGCGGAACAATGGGTCTTTGCGGGAAGCCAGCTTTGGACCGATCCCGTCGACAAGGTGACGCATTACTCAGCCGATTCCGGTGACATGATCTGCGTGTCCAATTTCAGCAGTGCCATGCTGGACGTTCCGTTTGATAGCAGTGCACAAGCCGGCAACCTGCTCTTCGTCGCCTTCACCGAACGCATTCCCGAGCAAGCCACCTCGGTCCGTTTGGTACTGGTGCCTCAGTTTGAGAATGATCCGACCGCATCCGAACCGCCGACGGAAGCCATCCTTCCCATCATCAAAACAGATACGACAAAAAAGAAGCCTGCGGATGAATCGTCCGACGACACCACCGGAGACAACACGCCGGCGTCATCAGCGGAAACCAAGCCGGAGCCCCGCTGA
- a CDS encoding 3-keto-disaccharide hydrolase: MLHRSCFTALALSATCLALPLRAEEYLNGITWQAPPVVTPGETAADPPSDATVLFGKASDTENWQNISKWSTEGDVLVTGQGTIRSKAEFGDCQVHVEWSAPVPAKGSGQGRGNSGIFLMGRYEIQVLDSYENETYHDGQAGAIYKQTPPAANAMRAPGEWNTYDIFWTAPRFTESGELESPAYITAVHNGVLILNHFELKGDTPYNRPPEYKAHAPKGPIAIQDHNNPVRFRNIWVREFEPASGEQTREPYLRDGKKETPLSEAK, from the coding sequence ATGCTCCACCGAAGTTGTTTCACTGCCCTCGCTCTTTCCGCCACATGTCTTGCTCTTCCGCTCCGAGCTGAAGAGTACCTCAACGGCATCACGTGGCAGGCTCCTCCCGTGGTCACGCCCGGCGAAACTGCCGCGGACCCGCCGTCGGATGCGACGGTGTTGTTTGGCAAAGCCAGTGACACAGAAAATTGGCAGAACATTTCAAAGTGGTCGACCGAAGGCGACGTGTTGGTGACCGGCCAGGGAACCATTCGCAGCAAGGCCGAATTCGGTGATTGCCAAGTGCACGTGGAATGGTCGGCTCCCGTTCCTGCGAAAGGCTCGGGGCAAGGACGTGGCAACAGCGGCATTTTCTTGATGGGACGCTACGAAATTCAGGTGCTGGATTCGTACGAGAACGAGACTTACCACGATGGCCAAGCGGGGGCGATCTACAAACAAACGCCACCTGCCGCCAACGCGATGCGTGCCCCCGGCGAATGGAACACCTACGACATTTTCTGGACGGCACCTCGGTTCACCGAATCGGGTGAGCTGGAAAGCCCGGCGTACATCACCGCAGTTCACAACGGCGTGTTGATCTTGAATCACTTCGAACTGAAAGGCGACACGCCTTACAATCGTCCGCCGGAGTACAAGGCTCACGCGCCCAAGGGGCCGATTGCGATCCAGGACCACAACAACCCGGTCCGCTTCCGAAACATTTGGGTTCGCGAATTCGAGCCGGCGTCGGGCGAGCAGACTCGCGAGCCGTACCTTCGTGACGGAAAGAAAGAGACTCCACTCAGCGAAGCGAAGTGA
- a CDS encoding P-II family nitrogen regulator: protein MILIQAIIQPTKLSNVQSALDEAGFSETMVGDALGYGRQRGQTALFRGNEYKIDLLRKVTFEMVIDDDDLEPVIEIIRDASRTGTEGQIGDGKIFVLPVADVIEI from the coding sequence ATGATTTTGATCCAAGCCATCATTCAACCGACCAAATTGTCGAATGTGCAATCCGCTTTGGACGAAGCTGGATTCAGCGAAACGATGGTCGGCGACGCGCTCGGATACGGTCGCCAGCGTGGGCAAACCGCTCTGTTTCGCGGCAACGAATACAAAATCGATCTGCTGCGGAAAGTCACCTTTGAAATGGTGATCGACGACGACGATCTGGAACCCGTCATCGAAATCATTCGCGACGCGTCCCGCACCGGCACGGAAGGCCAAATCGGCGACGGTAAGATCTTTGTCCTGCCCGTCGCCGACGTCATCGAAATCTAG
- a CDS encoding ABC transporter permease, with translation MLALLIVVVFFAIAEWITASDGNFASMASVRLVGVQSVKIGIASLGMTLIIISGGIDLSAGTAAALCGCVAALALDSGWSILPALFFAVASGALCGLFNGALIAGLKLTPFIISLGSMTIFMGLGKSLSDQGGTITPPAESIPEWLWAAVTPFPQPEWIAYPVIPNFGWGVWLTIVLAISTALLLHQTLFGRHVFAIGSSEATARLCGVRVRQTKILVYAVAGALFGLAGCVDIARLGKGDASAGMGLELEIIAAVVIGGGSLLGGRGSVLGTLCGVLIMSVIAHGCTSLGLENHVENILLGVIIIAAVYVDRLRALKKESA, from the coding sequence ATGCTGGCGCTGCTGATCGTCGTCGTGTTCTTCGCCATCGCGGAATGGATCACCGCCAGTGATGGCAACTTTGCATCGATGGCCTCCGTTCGGTTGGTGGGTGTTCAAAGCGTGAAGATCGGCATCGCCTCGTTGGGAATGACATTGATCATCATCAGCGGCGGCATCGATCTTTCAGCCGGAACCGCTGCGGCGTTGTGCGGATGCGTTGCCGCGTTGGCACTGGACAGCGGCTGGTCGATTCTTCCGGCGTTGTTCTTTGCGGTGGCATCGGGAGCTCTTTGTGGACTGTTCAATGGAGCCTTGATCGCGGGATTGAAACTCACGCCCTTCATCATCTCGCTGGGTTCGATGACCATCTTCATGGGCCTCGGCAAAAGCCTGTCCGATCAAGGCGGCACCATCACGCCTCCCGCCGAATCCATCCCCGAATGGTTGTGGGCGGCGGTGACCCCGTTCCCGCAACCCGAATGGATCGCGTACCCGGTGATCCCCAATTTCGGCTGGGGCGTTTGGTTGACCATCGTCCTCGCCATCTCCACCGCGTTGCTGCTGCACCAAACGCTCTTTGGGCGACATGTGTTTGCCATTGGGTCCAGCGAAGCAACCGCCAGACTGTGCGGCGTTCGGGTTCGACAAACCAAGATCCTCGTCTACGCCGTCGCGGGGGCTCTCTTTGGACTAGCCGGCTGCGTCGACATTGCTCGGTTGGGCAAAGGCGACGCATCGGCAGGCATGGGCTTAGAACTCGAAATCATTGCCGCGGTGGTGATTGGCGGCGGGTCGTTGCTGGGCGGGCGAGGCAGCGTCCTGGGCACCTTGTGCGGGGTATTGATCATGAGCGTCATTGCTCACGGATGTACCTCACTTGGGCTTGAAAACCATGTTGAGAACATCCTGCTTGGCGTGATCATCATCGCGGCCGTCTATGTCGACCGACTTCGTGCGTTGAAAAAGGAATCCGCATGA
- the pgsB gene encoding poly-gamma-glutamate synthase PgsB: MNGTLALVAFAASVCAAAMVEAYWYRRQLLKIPFRIHVNGTRGKSSVTRLIAAGLRSGGIRTCAKTTGTLARMILPDGKELPIFRPDRANVIEQKRIVQTAVGHQAEALVIECMALQPLLQSVCELKLVRSTHGVITNARADHLDVMGPTRLDVARALSATTPIGGTMFTAEDRADSLSVMKNACEDRGSSLSVTTSDDAGDVTQDELAQFSYLEHAENVALALKVCQSMGVDREVALQGMWEAQPDPGAMRVHTQNVHGRQWHFVNAFAANDPESTTRIWDAAYNYFPGANQRVLIMNCRVDRADRSTTMAEAVATWAPADRYVIIGSGTDIFLRRLLKRGVHPDKVLCLGNASGTELVESVLESFRREERLAHTGGPHFGVGTAVAESNGENETSALMLMGIGNVAGPGMALADHFGQDQGWERFREPVTRPARVLEMV, from the coding sequence GTGAACGGCACGCTTGCATTGGTAGCTTTTGCTGCCTCCGTGTGCGCTGCGGCTATGGTCGAAGCGTACTGGTATCGTCGTCAACTTCTCAAAATTCCGTTTCGCATCCACGTCAACGGGACCCGAGGCAAATCATCGGTCACGCGTTTGATCGCGGCGGGTTTGCGCTCCGGAGGCATTCGGACGTGTGCCAAGACCACTGGCACATTGGCACGGATGATCCTTCCCGATGGCAAAGAGCTGCCGATCTTTCGGCCGGACCGCGCCAACGTCATCGAGCAAAAACGAATCGTTCAAACGGCGGTTGGACATCAAGCCGAAGCTTTGGTCATCGAGTGCATGGCGCTACAGCCTTTATTGCAATCGGTTTGCGAACTGAAGTTGGTTCGTTCGACTCACGGAGTCATCACCAACGCTCGTGCCGACCACTTGGACGTGATGGGACCGACCCGTTTGGATGTGGCACGTGCTTTGTCAGCGACAACTCCCATCGGCGGAACCATGTTCACGGCCGAGGACCGCGCGGACAGTTTGTCGGTGATGAAGAACGCTTGCGAAGATCGCGGTAGCAGTCTTTCCGTGACGACATCAGACGACGCGGGCGACGTGACCCAAGACGAGTTGGCTCAGTTCAGTTACCTCGAGCACGCCGAGAATGTTGCTTTGGCGCTCAAGGTGTGTCAGTCCATGGGCGTTGATCGCGAAGTCGCGTTGCAAGGCATGTGGGAAGCTCAGCCTGACCCCGGCGCGATGCGCGTGCACACTCAAAACGTTCACGGCAGACAGTGGCACTTCGTCAACGCGTTCGCAGCCAACGACCCTGAGTCGACCACACGTATCTGGGACGCGGCTTACAACTATTTCCCGGGTGCGAATCAGCGAGTGTTGATCATGAATTGCCGCGTCGACCGTGCGGACCGATCCACCACGATGGCGGAAGCCGTCGCGACGTGGGCACCCGCGGACCGGTACGTGATCATTGGTTCGGGAACAGACATTTTCCTGCGTCGTTTGCTGAAACGAGGCGTGCATCCGGACAAAGTTCTCTGTTTGGGAAATGCTTCCGGAACTGAGTTGGTTGAATCGGTGTTGGAATCATTCCGCCGCGAAGAGCGTTTGGCTCACACCGGTGGACCGCACTTCGGCGTTGGCACTGCGGTTGCCGAGTCGAACGGCGAAAACGAAACATCGGCCTTGATGTTGATGGGAATTGGCAACGTTGCCGGCCCAGGGATGGCATTGGCCGATCACTTTGGACAGGACCAGGGTTGGGAGCGTTTCCGCGAGCCTGTGACACGTCCAGCACGAGTCTTGGAGATGGTTTGA
- a CDS encoding 3-hydroxyacyl-CoA dehydrogenase: MRVLLVGAGVVGRAIATDHLLHGQEVWLSDQDATVLSDACDEVLSRTNGVADSAAPWGANVPLPVVHLMPPQHDAAQTPEHSMDALPEWLVIESIAERMPIKQAFFAEAETWFSRPPVLTSNTSTLSIAEIASGLSQHNNRFCGMHFFMPVVGRDAAEIITHSATSDEVIRLCEAHVRSLAKASLRVKDAPGFVVNRMLAPYLNLAMQLLCAGVPASTIRKAALLYGMPMSPLELIDLIGPRTAFDGGRVVWQAFPHRMDPSPLLPAMVKRKLSGVASGTGFYDYDRGKRTSDSLSEDAQALVQRYERDDFGAAAMADSPNQIAQLFAICMWRESEAILADGVADMATIDAAMSGGLGYNAPPPNESWREHIESIGGSTIDDLVTGFRGLKSLQPPRMTR; this comes from the coding sequence TTGCGTGTTCTGTTGGTCGGGGCGGGCGTGGTCGGTCGCGCCATCGCCACCGACCACTTGTTGCACGGACAAGAAGTGTGGCTGTCGGATCAAGACGCCACGGTTCTGTCGGATGCATGCGATGAAGTCTTGAGCCGAACCAACGGAGTCGCAGATTCCGCCGCACCGTGGGGTGCCAACGTGCCGCTGCCCGTCGTTCATTTGATGCCGCCTCAGCATGACGCAGCTCAAACGCCGGAGCATTCCATGGATGCGTTGCCCGAATGGCTGGTCATTGAATCGATCGCCGAACGGATGCCGATCAAACAAGCCTTTTTCGCCGAAGCCGAAACATGGTTTTCTCGCCCACCGGTTTTGACGAGCAACACATCCACGCTTTCAATCGCCGAGATAGCGTCGGGCTTATCCCAACACAACAACCGATTCTGCGGCATGCATTTCTTCATGCCGGTTGTTGGTCGAGACGCTGCGGAGATCATCACGCATTCAGCAACCAGCGATGAGGTGATCCGGCTCTGCGAAGCTCATGTCCGCAGCCTCGCGAAAGCATCTTTGCGAGTGAAAGATGCTCCCGGGTTTGTGGTCAACCGAATGCTGGCACCGTATTTGAATTTGGCGATGCAGTTGCTGTGCGCGGGGGTGCCCGCCTCGACGATCCGCAAAGCAGCTTTGCTCTACGGGATGCCCATGTCGCCGCTGGAACTGATTGACTTGATCGGGCCACGAACCGCATTCGACGGCGGACGAGTCGTCTGGCAAGCCTTTCCCCACCGAATGGATCCGTCGCCATTGTTGCCCGCGATGGTCAAGCGAAAACTCAGCGGCGTCGCGAGTGGAACCGGTTTCTACGATTACGATCGTGGTAAACGAACAAGCGACTCTCTTTCCGAAGATGCCCAGGCTTTGGTGCAGCGTTACGAACGAGATGATTTTGGAGCGGCCGCGATGGCCGACTCGCCAAACCAAATCGCGCAACTTTTCGCGATCTGTATGTGGCGCGAAAGCGAAGCGATCCTTGCCGATGGCGTGGCCGACATGGCGACCATCGATGCGGCGATGTCCGGTGGGTTGGGTTACAACGCCCCTCCGCCGAATGAGTCTTGGAGGGAGCACATCGAGTCGATTGGCGGGTCGACCATCGATGACCTGGTAACTGGTTTTCGCGGTTTGAAATCGTTGCAACCTCCTCGCATGACTCGTTGA
- the pgsW gene encoding poly-gamma-glutamate system protein encodes MKKLYYRPQKISSGSLLFLAALSVVTVLALRALPSNITGWSTLVAGMYGIPDLKDRMLEASLRAETAFDAIHCRRVEMGHPLLDAQDPADTGMVGPSMSVVTTLPGHLAAKQTSINPNFAAVAMRLLVDAGVRPGDRVAIGCTGSFPALNIAVYSAAESLGARPTIISSAASSQFGANSPDMMWPDMEKLLFDEGILAFRSLETSRGGFRDRAAGMSDDTRAVLEAAIERSGVPLMDSEDDADAIERRMLAYSKAAEDETYAVYINVGGGDASVGGTEGNDSIGEGLIYPKQLATIQKKASSPEAVDCVATRFLASGVPVINMINVVALANQYGLPIASTTKVEVGQGAVFTIIDPRRLLALLGIFFITAATAVVVKPPHRLTNWLQSKGWYGEQAKDQPQYMV; translated from the coding sequence ATGAAGAAACTGTACTATCGCCCTCAGAAAATCTCGTCGGGCTCGTTGTTGTTCCTCGCTGCTCTTTCCGTGGTGACGGTTCTCGCACTGCGAGCTTTGCCGAGCAACATCACCGGATGGAGCACACTGGTTGCCGGAATGTATGGCATCCCGGATTTGAAGGATCGCATGCTGGAAGCATCGCTGCGAGCCGAAACCGCGTTTGATGCCATTCATTGCCGCCGCGTTGAGATGGGACATCCGTTGTTGGATGCTCAGGATCCCGCGGACACCGGCATGGTGGGGCCATCGATGTCAGTCGTGACGACCTTGCCAGGTCACTTGGCCGCCAAGCAAACGTCGATCAACCCAAACTTCGCCGCGGTGGCCATGCGTTTGCTGGTCGATGCGGGCGTGCGGCCTGGCGATCGAGTTGCCATTGGTTGCACCGGATCGTTTCCCGCGTTGAACATCGCCGTCTACAGTGCGGCTGAATCGCTGGGAGCTCGTCCCACCATCATCAGCAGTGCCGCGTCGAGCCAGTTCGGCGCGAACTCGCCCGACATGATGTGGCCGGACATGGAGAAGTTGTTGTTCGACGAAGGCATTTTGGCGTTCCGCAGTTTGGAAACGTCACGCGGTGGTTTTCGCGACCGCGCCGCGGGGATGAGCGACGACACACGCGCCGTGTTGGAAGCTGCCATCGAACGCAGCGGAGTTCCGTTGATGGATAGCGAAGACGACGCCGACGCGATTGAACGCCGCATGTTGGCCTATTCGAAGGCGGCCGAAGACGAAACGTACGCGGTTTACATCAATGTCGGTGGCGGTGATGCGTCCGTCGGTGGTACCGAAGGGAACGATAGCATCGGCGAAGGTCTGATCTATCCCAAGCAACTCGCGACGATTCAGAAAAAAGCCAGTTCACCCGAAGCCGTCGATTGCGTGGCCACTCGGTTCCTGGCGTCGGGCGTTCCGGTCATCAACATGATCAACGTGGTGGCTTTGGCCAATCAGTACGGCTTGCCCATCGCATCGACCACGAAAGTGGAAGTGGGCCAGGGGGCGGTGTTCACGATCATTGACCCGCGTCGCTTGCTAGCGTTGCTCGGAATCTTTTTCATCACCGCGGCGACCGCTGTTGTGGTGAAGCCGCCGCATCGATTGACCAACTGGTTGCAAAGCAAAGGCTGGTATGGAGAACAAGCCAAGGACCAGCCGCAATACATGGTCTAG
- the mqnB gene encoding futalosine hydrolase, producing MDADRTLLLIPTAGERRGLLSHLDETQLRSQSWQIELCGFGLVAAAASTMHWLHQHQPDRVVLAGIAGSLHPDAAVGSASWFNDVVCDGIGVGEGASFQSASQLGWPQIAADNQNQSQAVTDRLSLCVPSRQTSADDRSPHPNARRTLLSVCAASADPEMAQRRRDMLTPTIESEIHAEDMEAFGVALACQLHQTPCMVVRGISNQAGDRDHANWQIDPALAAAAKRICEAFKLT from the coding sequence GTGGACGCTGATCGTACGCTACTGCTGATTCCCACCGCCGGCGAACGACGCGGTTTGTTATCGCACCTCGACGAAACGCAGCTTCGATCGCAATCTTGGCAGATCGAACTGTGCGGTTTCGGTTTGGTCGCCGCAGCCGCTTCCACCATGCACTGGTTGCACCAACACCAACCGGACCGAGTCGTCTTGGCGGGGATCGCGGGAAGTCTGCATCCCGATGCCGCGGTTGGTTCCGCGTCTTGGTTTAACGACGTCGTCTGCGATGGGATTGGTGTGGGCGAAGGTGCATCCTTTCAAAGTGCCAGTCAACTCGGTTGGCCTCAAATCGCCGCGGACAACCAGAACCAATCTCAAGCAGTCACTGACCGGCTTTCGCTTTGCGTCCCCTCTCGTCAAACATCTGCTGACGATCGATCACCGCACCCAAACGCGAGACGAACGTTGTTGAGCGTTTGTGCCGCTTCCGCCGATCCTGAAATGGCACAACGTCGTCGTGACATGCTGACTCCGACCATCGAATCAGAAATTCACGCCGAAGACATGGAAGCATTTGGGGTCGCGTTGGCGTGCCAACTTCACCAGACGCCTTGCATGGTCGTTCGAGGCATCAGCAACCAAGCCGGCGACCGCGATCATGCGAATTGGCAAATCGATCCAGCGTTAGCAGCAGCGGCCAAACGAATTTGCGAAGCGTTCAAGTTAACCTGA